The Chryseobacterium sp. JV274 sequence CGTTTTTCCCTGATAAATGGTAACAAGGAATACAATTTTCTGATAACTCTGATCCAGCTGATCCAGTTTTACAATGATCTGTTCATCATCGCCATCTCCCGCTCCAGTTCTGTTATCTCCTGTAAGCCATACATTTCCGCTTGGATGCTGCATAGAATTGAAGAAAATCACATCTCCCTGATAAAGCCCCATCTGTCTTCCGTCATTGGTCTGTACGGTTCTTCCAAGATTTGCTACTTTGCCGTTGCCATCTAAGAGGAAAGCCACTGCATCAAGGTCATATTCGGCTTCTTTACTGAACAGTTTTCCAAAGAATCCTCCACCTTGTTTTCTCACATCCCATCCTAAACCAATGGTTACTTTTGAAAGATCATAAACGCTTTCTCCGCGGTCATTCTTTCTTAAATCTATCGTTTGTCCTTTCTGTAAATTAATTGCCATAGTTATCGTTTTTGTGTATTTGGGTGTTTTTATTTGATGATCTGTCCTTTATAGTATTTCTCCAGGAAAAAGCCAAGATCTGCTCTGTATCCTATCCCAGAGGCTTCAAACTTCCAGCTTCCGTTTCTTTTGTACAGCCTTCCGAACTCTACACCGGTTTCAATGGAGAAATCTTCATCCAGCTCATATTTTGCAATTTCCTGGTTTGAATGATTATCAACAACTCTGATATAAGAATTTCTTACCTGTCCGAAATTCTGTCTTCTTCTTTCAAAATCTTCTATGGTTACTACGAAAAGAATTTCTTCCACTCTTGAATCTACTTTATCAAGATCTATTACGATTGCTTCATCATCGTCACCATCACTGTTTTTACCATTGGGATCATCACCTGTATGGGTAAGTGCTCCGTCCGGAGAATTCAGGTTATTGTAAAAAACAAAATATTCTTCGCTTACTAATTTTCTGTCAGAATCAATCATGATTGCAGAAGCATCCAGGTCAAAATCGTAGCCGGTTCCTTCATTGGGATCCCAACCTAATCCAATCGTCATTTTCGTCAATCCTATATCGATTTTTTGTCCTTTCTGTAGATTAATTGCCATAGTGTTTTATATTATGATTATTTTCCGCATTAAGATAGAAGTGATTTATGAATTGACCAAATTTATTTAGTAAAAAATGATCTACAAAGCCCAACTAAAGCTATTTAAGTCACAAATCGCCATAAAAAAAGGTTCAATTAAAAAATTGAACCTTGTATTGTTAAAAAGAATATTAAATTAATTTTCAAACCCCTTATCCGAAACGGCAGCATTTCTTGCTTTGGCCAGCATAGGAATAGAAATCAGTCCCATCACCAGCATAATAACAATCTGCAGCGGTAAAGAAATAAAGGAATAGGTCAATCCCATTTCACCCCCGAAGTCAGCACTTTTTCCTACTGATATAAAAAGAGCCATAAAACCATACTTCATGGCAAGGTTATAAGCTCCAATACCTCCACTGGCAGGAATAATCATTCCCAATGTTCCTACTACAATAATAAAGAAACCGTCTGCAAAAGTAAATGCGGATGTTTCAGGAAGGGCAAAACAAACCAGGTAGGCAGCTAAATAATAACAAATCCAGATTCCTAATGTATAAAGGATAAATTTTCCTTTTTCTTTTAGTTTAAAGATGGAAGTTAATCCCTGAAAAATTCCATCAATAAAGTTGACAATTTTTCCTAAAAACGGAATTCCTGAAAGTTTCTTCTTGAATACAAAAAATAAAACTGTTCCTACAATCAGAATTGAAAGGACCAGTAAAATCTTGTTAGGATTCATATTTATTCCGGAATTTTTGTAGAATGACAGAATTGCATCATATTTAAACAATAAAGTCAATCCTAAAAAACCTAGCATACATATAAGATCCACCACTCTTTCCAAAATGATCGTTCCAAAAGATTTGTCCACAGGTACTTTTTCTACTCCATACAGAGCCGTAGCTCTTGCCACTTCGCCACTTCTCGGAATGGTAAGGTTCATCAGATATCCAAATGATATTGACCAAAGAGAATTTGAATTTGAAATTTTGTATCCCATGGGTTCAAGCATCAGATTCCAACGAATTGCCCTAAACCAATAAGCAAGAAGGCCAAATACAGATGCAAACAGCACCCATAGGTAATTCGCTTTCGCCAGTGACTTCTGAATGACTTTAAAATCAAGCCCTCTTAAAGCAAGCCATAAAAAAAAGCCTGCAAAAGCAAGCGATATTACTATTGTTAATATTGATTTTACCGGACTTTTTGATGTTTTCTCCATGTCCTAGGTAAGAAGGTTTGTTTTTTCATCCGGGAAAACAATCTTCGGCTGAAAGTCTTTAGCCTCTTCCGGGGTCATCTGCGCATAAGCAATAACGATGATAATGTCATCTTTTTGTACTTTTCTTGCTGCAGGCCCATTCAGACATACTTCTCCGGATTTTCTTTTTCCTTTGATAACGTACGTATCAAAACGTTCTCCGTTGTTCACATTCACAATATAGACCCTTTCTCCTACTACCAGACCGGCAGCTTCAATAAGATCTTCATCTATTGTTATACTTCCTATATAATTAAGGTCAGAGGCAGTTACTCTCACCCTATGAATCTTTGACTTGAAAACTTCTATTAGCATGGTGCAAATTTATTAATAAAAATTAATAAAACAGGTCTTTAGTATCATTTAAAAACTCCCACAAACACAAGGGTTTAATTTTATAAAACACAAGGATTCTGAGGATTACTTATAAATTTAATAATCATATGGTTAAAAAAATTAAATGTTTATACTTAATTTAGGATTTAATAAATACAAGAAACAATATTAACTTTTTGCTAAAGTCAATAAGCATAAGCATTTGGCATGATTTTAGTAACGCGTAACGTAGATTTTCTGTGAAAAGTTGAATTATCATATTTCAACCAATTTCACCAAAAAGCAAAAAAATCTTACAAGTTTTAATAAAAAAATTGCACAATTAGAAAATAGTATTATATTTGCTATAATTACGAACTAACTTTAATATTAAAAATTATGAACAAGTCTGAATTAATCGACGCAATCGCTAAAGATGCAGGTATCACTAAAGTTGCAGCAAAGGCTGCTTTAGAATCTTTCATTGGTAACGTAACTACTACTTTAAAGAAAAAAGATGGAAAAGTATCTTTAGTAGGTTTCGGTACTTTCTCAGTAGCTGAGAGAGCTGCTAGACAAGGGATTAACCCTGCAACTAAAAAACCGATCAAGATCGCTGCTAAAAAAGTTGCTAAATTTAAAGCTGGAGCTGATTTATCAAATGCAGTTTCAGGTGCTAAGAAAAAATAATCATTCAGATTAAAAAAATTCAAGGGCTGTTTCTTAGAAACGGCCTTTTTTTGTATTCAATAAAGAAATTGAACCATTAAGCAATTTTAAGCGATTAAGAATTATTAAGTTGGCTAAAGCCACTTATTATTGATACAAATAAATAAGCGGGCTTTAGCCCGCTTCTATTTGATATTACTAAGTGTATATTTTCAGGATGTCAGTATCATTAAAAAAAATTATTAACATCTGGCTTCTAAACTCTCATTACGGTGCCAGTCTTGAAATTTTCCAATCCAGATCTTCCAGCTGATAAATAATTCTGTCGTGAAGACGGTTGGGTCTGCCCTGCCAGAATTCAATCTCATAAGGTCTTGCCAGATATCCACCCCAATTGGAAGGTCTTGGAACTTCGGTATTTTCATATTCCTTTTCCAGCTCTTTTAATTTTCCTTCCAAAAACTCTCTGTTGGGAATCACCTGACTCTGCGGAGAAACTACAGCTCCCAGCTGGCTCCCTTTCGGCCTTGAATGGAAATAACCATCACTTAAGTTTTCTGCCAGTTTTTCAAGATCTGCTTTGATGATGATCTGTCTTTCAAGATTAGGCCAGAAGAAATGCAGACATGCTTTATGATTGCTTTCTATTGCTTTTCCTTTTCGGCTGTCATAGTTGGTATAGAAAATAAAACCTTCATGGGTATATGCTTTAAGAAGGACCATTCTTGTTCTCGGACATCCATCTTCCTCTACTGTGGAAACAGCCATAGCATTGGATTCTGAGATCATCGGGCTCTCACTGGCCTCCAAAAACCAGTCTCTAAACTGCTCGATTGGATTTTGTTTTATCTCACTTTCAATAAGTTGGGATTTATCGTACACTTTTCTTTTGTCGTGCAGGTTTTCCATAAATATTTTTTATTAAATTTGAGTATGAATCACTCATACAAAGGTAAAATATTAATCTCGACACCTGACATTTCCGGCGATATTTTTTCAAGATCGGTAGTGTTGGTTGTTGAACATAATGAAAGTGGTGCATTTGGTTTGATACTGAATAAAAAGAACAGCCAGATGAGCAGCAAGTTCAAAGAT is a genomic window containing:
- a CDS encoding TerD family protein yields the protein MAINLQKGQTIDLRKNDRGESVYDLSKVTIGLGWDVRKQGGGFFGKLFSKEAEYDLDAVAFLLDGNGKVANLGRTVQTNDGRQMGLYQGDVIFFNSMQHPSGNVWLTGDNRTGAGDGDDEQIIVKLDQLDQSYQKIVFLVTIYQGKTNNQHFGMIENAFIRAVDATGKEITKYSLSGDSSMNGMCAMVFAEAYRHNGDWKFRAVGEPHHTDNFIDILKQQYAYSN
- a CDS encoding TerD family protein, whose translation is MAINLQKGQKIDIGLTKMTIGLGWDPNEGTGYDFDLDASAIMIDSDRKLVSEEYFVFYNNLNSPDGALTHTGDDPNGKNSDGDDDEAIVIDLDKVDSRVEEILFVVTIEDFERRRQNFGQVRNSYIRVVDNHSNQEIAKYELDEDFSIETGVEFGRLYKRNGSWKFEASGIGYRADLGFFLEKYYKGQIIK
- a CDS encoding lysylphosphatidylglycerol synthase transmembrane domain-containing protein; translated protein: MEKTSKSPVKSILTIVISLAFAGFFLWLALRGLDFKVIQKSLAKANYLWVLFASVFGLLAYWFRAIRWNLMLEPMGYKISNSNSLWSISFGYLMNLTIPRSGEVARATALYGVEKVPVDKSFGTIILERVVDLICMLGFLGLTLLFKYDAILSFYKNSGINMNPNKILLVLSILIVGTVLFFVFKKKLSGIPFLGKIVNFIDGIFQGLTSIFKLKEKGKFILYTLGIWICYYLAAYLVCFALPETSAFTFADGFFIIVVGTLGMIIPASGGIGAYNLAMKYGFMALFISVGKSADFGGEMGLTYSFISLPLQIVIMLVMGLISIPMLAKARNAAVSDKGFEN
- the panD gene encoding aspartate 1-decarboxylase, producing the protein MLIEVFKSKIHRVRVTASDLNYIGSITIDEDLIEAAGLVVGERVYIVNVNNGERFDTYVIKGKRKSGEVCLNGPAARKVQKDDIIIVIAYAQMTPEEAKDFQPKIVFPDEKTNLLT
- a CDS encoding HU family DNA-binding protein, which translates into the protein MNKSELIDAIAKDAGITKVAAKAALESFIGNVTTTLKKKDGKVSLVGFGTFSVAERAARQGINPATKKPIKIAAKKVAKFKAGADLSNAVSGAKKK
- the pdxH gene encoding pyridoxamine 5'-phosphate oxidase, producing the protein MENLHDKRKVYDKSQLIESEIKQNPIEQFRDWFLEASESPMISESNAMAVSTVEEDGCPRTRMVLLKAYTHEGFIFYTNYDSRKGKAIESNHKACLHFFWPNLERQIIIKADLEKLAENLSDGYFHSRPKGSQLGAVVSPQSQVIPNREFLEGKLKELEKEYENTEVPRPSNWGGYLARPYEIEFWQGRPNRLHDRIIYQLEDLDWKISRLAP